Part of the Zea mays cultivar B73 chromosome 4, Zm-B73-REFERENCE-NAM-5.0, whole genome shotgun sequence genome is shown below.
TGCGAATACAAGGTTTTTTCCATATGTAGGCTTGTTTTAGAAAGAAGAGAAATTTTATTTCTCATTTGGAAGATGAGGGCAGGATTGTTACTAACCATGACCAGATGTAGGAGCTGTTGGATGGGTTCTTCTCCAATCTTTTGGGGGCTGAAATTCAGAGACCATTCACTCTTAATTTGCCAAATTGCCACAGAAGTGCAGTTGATCTAAGCGCTTTAGAGTCTCCTTTCTCCGAAAGGGAGGTTCAGGATACGATTGCAAGCCTTCCCAACGATAAAGCACCTAGTCCTGATGGATTCACAGGGAGGTTCTATAAATCTTGTTGGCACATCATTAAGACAGACATAATGGCTGCTCCGGAATCTCTTCGTTTTGGAAATGCTCACAGATTGTGGCTGCTGAACTCAGCATATCTTGTGCTTATCCCCAAGAAAGCGGATACCTTGTTAGCCAGGGATTTCCGGCCTATTAGCCTAATTCACAGTTTCGCTAAATTGGTCACCAAGCTGCTTGCTAATAGGCTCGGCCCCCACCTTCAGAAGTTGGTGGCAGCTAACCAAAGTGCTTTTGTGAAAGGAAGATCGATTCATGACAATTACATGATGGTGCAACATTCTATTAAATCTCTTCACAAAAAAACGAGTCTCAAGTTTATTTTTAAAGTTGGACATCTCCAAAGCTTTTGACTCCGTTTCTTGGGCTTTTCTCATTGAGGTGCTTTCTCACCTTGGATTTGGAAATGTTTGGCGGAATTTGATTTCGAATCTGTTGGTTTCTTCTTCCACTCAAGTGCTGTTAAATGGGTCTCCTGGTCTTCCTATTAGGCATCGGAGAGGGCTTCGCCAGGGTGATCCCCTTTCTCCCATGCTATTTGTTCTAATTATGGATGTCCTCAGTAGTCTGTTTCTGCTAGCTAAAGATAGGGAGTTGCTTCACAACCTTCAGGGAGCGAATGTTCGAAATAGAATTTCAATATATGCCGACGATGTGGTACTGTTTGTCAAACCTATGGTGGAGGAACTGAATTGTGTTAACATGATCTTGGACTGCTTTGGTTCAGCCTTTGGACTGGTCTGTAGTATGAACAAGAGTTGTGCCATCCCAGTAAGATGTAGCGAGCAGGTTGTGCAGTAGGGATGCAACCTTCTCCTTTGTAGCTCGACTTCTTTTCCTTGCACCTATTTGGGTCTCCCAATATTAGATAGAAGGCTCAGGAAGGCAAACCTTATGGACTGGGTTGAGAAGATAGCAGATTGACTCCCCAATTGGAAGGCTCGACTTCTTAATCTTGCTGGTAGGACGACGTTGGTACGTTTTGTTCTCTCTGCCATCCCAATCTATCTCCTCATTGCCATGAATATTCCCAAATGTGTGATCAAATCGACTGACAAGATTCGTAGATGGTTCTTATGGAAAGGCAGAAAGGACGTGAATGAAGGTAACTGTTTAGTTTCTTGGGATATCGTTACAAGGCCGCTCATCTTTGGTGGGCTTGGGGTCCCAAATCTGTATTATCAAAGCTGGGCACTGCAAGCTAAATGGCTATGGCTGGAGAAAACAGATTCAAACAAGCCCTAGCATGGTTTAAAGCTGTCTGTGCCAATGCAAGTAAGGAAGTTCTTTCAATCTTTGGTTATTACTGTGGTTGGGAACAGGACTTTATTCTGGTCTGACAGATGGATAGATGGCGGCTGCATCAAAGACTTTGCTCCTGATGttgtttctaaggttggtaaacaTACTGTCTCCACTAGAACAGTGGCCCAGGCTCTTGAAGGATGGCAATGGATCAGTGACATCTTGACACCTCTTTCCTGGGCTGGGATCCAACAGTTTTTGCTGTTATGGGATGCTGTAAGAAGAGTAGTGTTAACACAGGAGGCTGATACACATATCTCGCTGCATACTTCTTCTGGTCAATTCTCCTCAAAGTCTTGTTACAAGGCCTTTTTTATGGGATCCATTACTTTTGAACCTTGGAAGAGGCTGTGGAAATCTTGGGCTCCTCCAAAGTGTAAGTTTTTCTTGTGGCTGGCTATTCGGAATAAATGTTGTGACATCTGATAGATTGGAAAGGAGAGGTCTGGACCACCCAGAGTCTTGCCTTTTATGTGATCAATCGTAGGAAACCATCCAACATCTTTTGTGTACCCGTGTCTTTGCAAGACAATTTTGGCATTCCATTCTGTTGGCTTTGGGTGTAGGTAATCTCTCTCCGCGGTTATTATCTTGCTTGCGGTTGTTCCACATCATCCTGCCTTATCTCAGCCACAAGATTTTGTTTCGACGGCCACGGAAGCAACTCATCACCGCGAGCCTTCTTCGTATATGGTCGACTGTTGGACTCTTATCTTCAGGAGCATTCTAGACCTTCATACAAAGAACTGTTTGGGAAAAAAGACACCGCGGCATGCGCCTCCATCCCCGCTTGCTGCGCGCGCGTTCGTCTTGCTGCTCGCTAGAGGTATTACCTACCATCTTCCACCACACTTTCTCCATTCAGGAATTTTTGTCTGTTAGGGTTTTGTGACTATCCCATTCAGGAATTTCCATTCGATAGGAAGGTTGATCGCTTGCGCATCGGCTGTCGGACGGACGGCTCAGCGCACGGCACCTCATCGATGGCAGAGCAGGTTAGAATCCTTTTTAGGATGGTCGCTTGCGCATTGGCCGCCAGATGGACTGTGGGTTGGGTCGGTAGGGGCGGGGAGCCCTTGAAAACGGAGGTGAAATCGATGTACGACAAGGAGCACCCCAGCATAGAATCCGTTTCCAACTGTAATATATGAGACACGATATTTCCAATTTCCTTCCAGCAGGCTAAAATCTGGTCATATATAAGAGCATCAATCATCATGTATGCCCATCAGCTTTCCCGTTCTTGCCAACCATGTCTCATGTTAGATTACGACACAGAAAACCCCATGCTTCAGAGCTGTTAGCTTGGATAAAGGTGTCGTCACCATTAATCTTCAGGTCACTATTAATCTTCATTCTTCAGCAAATCTGACGGAGGAGGTGCCCACATACGCCTACCTATCATCAAATTTCTAGCTGATGCAGGATTTTTTGCTTTCTGTGTACTTCAGTAACCAGCTGCCGAACTGCGGTAGATATCTCAGTCGAAGTGAAGACAATACTTTCTCTTCGGCATTCACTGCATTCATCACGCTCCACCATTTCTAGAGAAGGATAAAGACCATGCTGGACACGTCTTCAGCCATATATTGAGGATCCATTTCACCATATCCCATGGAGATTGCAGGTCAACCAGGCCCTCTCTAATATATTCCTACCCTAGCTCTCTTCAACATTTCCAAGCAAATTTACACTTACAAGATAACAGTGTCCACCACCTTCATCGCATTGTTTACAAACCAGGCAAATAGTGTCAGTTAGAACTACTATACGCTTCAGGTTCATTTTAACAGCCAAGCTACAGTGGATCAGGCGCCAAACAAATTGCCTTATGCTTTCAGGTGGTAAGTAAGTTTCAAAATCTTCATCCGTATATTCCAATTGGTTCGCCATCACTTACTCTTCATACAATGTCATCCTTCTGTTTTCAACTCAAAGAATTACATGAGTCTGACATGTTTAAAATAGCTACTAATAATATGTAGTTACTTTAACAAAGAACAAGGAGCGCCTTTGGTACACGCTAACAGATTAAAAAGCTAAGAAATTCAGAACACATTGATACACCAAAGTATATTGAAAAAGTAATCCAGAAAAATTATAAATATATAAAAACAAGGCGCGCTGGGCGCGCGTTAGACACTAGTACTATATAGAGACGATGATATTGATGAAcatgttagccatagaatcaaagtAGAGTGGATAAAGTGACGCCAAGCATACGACACTCTATATGACAGGAGGGTACCACAGAAGCTAAAAGGCAAGTTTTATAGGATGATGATTAGACCTGCTATGCTTTATGGTGCAAAATATTGGCCTACAAAAAGACGACATGTTCAGCAAATAAGTGTTGCGAAATTGTGTATATTGTGTTGAATTTGTGGTCATATAAGAAGagatcgagtccggaatgatgatatacgtGATAGGCTAGGGGTAGCACAAATTAAAGAAAAGCTTGTCTAACAcaggttgagatggtttggacatgttTGAAGATGACCTGTAGAGGCACTAGTACATAGTAGAATTCTAAGGGATAGCAATGGGAAGAGAGATAGTGGAAGGCTGAAGTTAACATAGGAGACAATAAAAGGAGACTTGAGGGGATGACCTTAAATAGGAGCACATGAAAATAGTTATCCATGTGCCTGAATCTTGACTTGTGGTTCCTGTTGGGTTTCAATTCTAGCCTACCCTAACTTGTTTGGGACTATGAGGTTTTGTTGTTGTTATTGAATAACCTCACGTGATTCAGTGCTACTATGTGAAAGagcctctagcgtaatggttaagcctttcgagtagcacctccaggtcctgggttcgatccccctcgggggcgaatttctggcttggttaaaaaaatcgtCTCGATGTGCCCTGCTCGCtcccgggttacgtcctgcgcgccaccctccagctgggccgttgcagagtgggcggtgacggcccgctagtgatggggggtcagggttcggggattttctcggccgggaccatgtttcggtctcttcttaatataataccgggagggtggtctttccctccccggccgagtttttGATTCAGTGCTACTATATGTACATTGAACATTGTTGTTCATGTTTCCACTTTTCCTTTTAGAATTGTCCATAGAACTTTGACACCATTCATGATTGTCTTGTGATCCTGGGTGGAAGAAGTTATATTCCTTAATCTTATTAAGCACTGGATAGATTGGTTTATGTGCATGTTCTGACGTAAGAAAGAAAATGGAATGTTTACTTGTGGCTCAAGTGTTAAGAAAAGTTGAGACTTAACTctatatttctttattttattttgcctatGCAATGAAATAAGCTTGTTTCTTTATAGGGAAAAGCACATCATTAAGCCGTTCTCTACCATAAGAATGGAAAATTAGAAACTCATGACTTAAATTTTTGCCTTGTTGTAATGCAGGCACAAATAATGCTTGGGATGGTGACACCACAGATGGTAGTTCTTATTTGTCTTTGAGCTTTAGGCTCCTTTGTTTTCTCTATCTTGATATAATGAATGTATGTTCTATACAAATTGCAGATGCAGATGGCAAAGAGCCAACAGCCGTTGGGCTCCTTAGCACAATCTTCATCTCACCTCAATGAGCCATATCCACAGCCAGAGCCAGATGCTATGGTTCCAGTAGTCTCAAGACCATCAAGTTTGCCAACTAACGTACTACCAAACCCAGTTATCCTACAGGAACAAACAGCTGCAATACATAGTTTTCCTCAGCATCAACATGCATCTCAGCCCCAAGTCAAAATGTTTCCACATGGACAACCGTCTGGGATCACCGCACAATCTCCAATGCTACATCAGCCCCTTGGTGGTTCTTCCAGTGTTCCTATTCAATCTCTTGTGACCTCAGTAGGCTTAACCTCACAGGTTCAGCCTCCATTTGTGCCAGAGCACCCTGGACCACCTGTCATGCCTACAAGTGTACAACAGCTACCTTTGACCCACCCTCATCTTGCTCTGGTAGTTCTCTTGACTTGTGAaggagtttatgtaattcgctagtGGTGTCTTAGTTTATGTATCAAAATCGATGTTCATGATGAGTCATCCTTCTATGTATTTGCAATGTACTAATGGCCACCGATTAACTGAATTGTCCATTTTATTTTACCAGTCACATAGGCTAACTCAACAATGTCCAATTGCAGGTAGCCGCCGCACCTGAGACTCTACCAAATGAAATAAGGGTTGCTGATCAAGCAAGTCATTTGACAGAGTTTACTCATCCTTCAAAATTGAGAAAATTGGAGGATGGAACCTCGGTGCCTGGAATGGTGAACAGCAGCCATGCTATTTATACAGCTCCACTGCAAGCAGTGGGCCCTAGTGGACCATCAGGGAGCTATAGTGCTGGTGCTGGTAGCTTACAACAACCAGGGAATGAAGGGCAGGTACAAACCATTTGTAACAGATTTCTCAGGATTTCTTATGTTCTATCTGTTTAGGTACGACTTTGTAATGTGGGAGACTGGTAGCTTTGGAGATTTTTCACCGTTCTAAATGTTTGCCCATTTCTGTGGAGTTGAATAGAATTGTTGTGCAAAGCATTTCCATGCACTGAAATATATGCTTGTGGCTCTTCTGCAGATTACGCCTGATGTGGAGTCAGCTCTTCTGCAGCAAGTCTTGCAGCTGACACCCGAGCAGCTGAGTTCGTTGCCACCAGAGCAACAGCAGCAGGTGATTGAACTCCAGAAGATGCTTTCAGCTGGTAAATAGAAGCAACCGAGCTAGTGCAGCAATATTGCCGGTCGAGGATCTGGCACGTCACATAATGGCGAGTTGGCAACTAGTGGAAGCTGGAAGTGATCCTCAGATTTGTTATCAAGTCACTAGGCCGCTTCATAACCTGTCAGCATTTTCTTGTGGGCATCTTGATGCCATCAGTTTTGCTCAGAAGTATCCATATGGCTTTCTTTCTTCAGATCAGAGATAAAAGAAATGTTACAGGAGATGGTAGTTTAAAGAAAGGGATACACATTATCCATCACTGCTGTATCATTATAGGGAGAAAATAACAATAATCTGTATCCAAAGGAGCTGTTTTTTTTTCTGCTTCTCCAAAATGGGATATAGCATCAGATTTTTGTCCTTTCCATTTCGTGCAACAGTTGCAGGTAGGAAATGAATTTTGCGTAAGCTTGTTATGTTATCGAGTAGCAtcctttatatttattctttataTCCCTTCTTTTTCTTTATATCCCTTCTTTACCATTTCTTCTAATGCTCCGTTTGGATATCGGTATTGGAGGACATGAAGTTGAATTGATTTCAATACCAAATCAGCTATGATATTAAAATGAGATGCAATTTCAATTCTATTGTTTGAATGTCACTGCATTTGAGTTTGGAATTTGATGGTCTAATTTCAAGCAATACAAGGAGGGAGAGTTTCTAGTTATAGTCCAATGCCACAGAATTAACTCTAATTCTAAATCTCAGTTCCATGTGGAACCAAACAATAGAATTGAATTGATTTCAATACCAAATCAGCTATGATATTAAAATGAGATGCAATTTCAATTCTATTGTTTGAATGTCACTGCATTGGAGTTTGGAATTTGATGGTCTAATTTCAAGCAATACAGGGAGGGAGAGTTTCTAATTATAGTCCAATGCCACGGAATTAACTCTAATTCTAAATCTCAGTTCCATGTGGAACCAAACAATAGAATTCAGGAAAGCTGAATCCAATCTCCAATTCTATGCACCAATATATACATCTAAACAAGGTATAAAAGATTCCCTCCTCTATATCTCCTCTCTAGCAACATCCTTTATATCTTGCCCTCTATATGTAAATACATATATTAGAGTCATATTTTACTTTTGATTTTTGTATGTACGTATTTGTtgactctcaaatgtattgtataACTTTTTGTTTTGCTAAATTTGTTGTTTAAAGTACTATAATGAATAATGAATAGAGAAGGTTAGAGAGAACCTCTAAATATAGAGGATCCAATAGTGTCTTCTATATTTAGAGTGTCGTTTATAGGACACTATTGTAAAGATAGAAGACTAGAATCTCCCCTAAATATAGGATACTGAATGTTCCCTTTGAGGGAAACATGGACCTAGATGTCGCCTAGAGAGGGTGAATAGAAAAATAAAAAACTTAACAAAAACTAGAACTGTTTTACTCTACTCGAAGTATAGATCACATCGGAATGTAGTCGAGTCGAGTTATATGTAGCAGAATATTAGCCCTTGTCTCAAAATATCTTGCACTTCAAGAATAACTTATACCAAAGATAAGTGGAGATGTGCAAATAAGAAATCAAACAAGACACAAAGAGACAAGCGATTTCTCCCATAGTTCGCCAATCATGGAATGCTTGCCTATATCAACGTTGGAGTTAGCCAACTATCATAACTCAATAGCTCGACGATGGAGAAATGCAACACGAAAGTCTTGCTCAAGATTACACATGCTTGCTCTAATTTGCAGCAAAACTTTACCTCTCTCTTTTGGCTTGTAACCGTGCCAACACTTAATCTACAAGAGAAACACCCTACAGAGGGATAGAAAAGAGTATGCAATTGTTCTATACTTGCTTGTTGCTTGAATGTACTCCTTAGGGTCGTGGGGGGCTCCTTTATATAGGCCCAAGTCTCCCATAACCGTTGGAAACCGATCAGGGAAACTGTTctgtgttgggcacaccggacccgTCCGGTGTGTCACCGAACAAGTCTTTTAGCCCCGTGCCCGTGATCTTGATTGCTGCTTTCTTCCCTAGGCGGTCACCGGACCGCTCCGTTGCGCCACCGGACCGAGCCATGTCAGCTAGCCGTTGAGCCAAAACAGTGTGCTCACAAACTAGCTGTCGGTCGAGGTCCAATGCGCCATCGGCCCAAGCAATGTTCATAGTTTGGAGATTTTTAGCCAAAAATCTCGAGATCGTATAGTTCCTGCAGagggtccggtgcacactggaccgaCTCCTCTAGGAGGTTCGGTTGCTCAAACAACAACTCTTCaagtcctttttcttttattcttcatCCAATCAACTTGGACTTTCTTGGGTACCTTCCTGTGACTTAGACAAATACAATTAGATAGTAATCCAATTGACTAATTCTCAAGAACTCACCTTTTCTCATCTTCTCCATTTCTCTATTTCTCCTCAAACAGGGACCAAAGTGGCACTTTTGCTACAAGACAAGTCAGAGTGCAAACCAAAGTACCAGATACATAGTaaaaggtgtatgcaacatgTTTGAACTCTCAAACCTCTCATGCCAACCTTTTCCACCATTTCACACCTTTTGGACCATTTGAGCTTGATGTTGTACTACAAACCTTCAAGTCACATAACTTGATTACTCTAGTCAACTCTTCAGCTCCAACACCTTCCTATAGTCACTTAGAACATTTCCAAACCCAGGTGTGACCCAAACTCCACATCAATATGCACTTAGCTCTTTGGGCCCTTCTAGGTTCTGACTTTGATACTTAGCTCGTTCTTGTGACCATGTCTCTACAAGAGttggatcttgagccttatgacctaCACCATTTAACCATATCTATTACCTCAATGGTTGTAAGTGACGTCCATATATCGCGGTCTTTAATGCAGCAGAACTCTTCTCAGCTTGACCAACCTTGACTTCATGCAAGCCATCTTCTTCATCCTTGGCTTTAGGTACCTCAGTCTTTTTGACTTTCACACGTGCACTCGGTTCCTCAAAGTCCTTGCCTTCGTCCTTAGTTCGATTAGCTGCCTCCAAGTCATGTACATTGATTATGAAAGGGAAAtacgctcacaccttttcctaaatgattttggtggttgaattgcccaacacaaataattggactaactagtttgctctagatcataagttctacaggtgccaaaggttcacaataaaccaatacaaaggtcaaataaagggttcaaaaagaaaggagcaaaaccaaccgaaggctgccctggtttggcgcaccggactgtccggtgcaccaccggacagtgtccggtgcaccagggtgcattctctccaactcgctagcttcgggaatttggggagccactccgctataattcaccagactgaccggtgtagcaccggactgtccggtgtgccaagcggagtaacggctcacagcgccaacggtcgtctgcaaaaggtgaacagtgatcaacagtgcgcgactgcgcgcgcagaagtcagagcaggaacagaaggcgcaccggacagtgaatagtgactgtctggtggcccatatgtcagaagctccaacggtcggaacccaatggctgggtgacgtggctggcgcaccgaacagtgtccggtggcgcaccggactgtccggtgcgccatacgacagaagccctcaccaacagccattttggtggttggggctataaatacccccaaccaccacacttcaatgcatccaagttttcagccatcaaacctcatacaagagctctagacttcattccaagacacacacaaagagatcaaatcctctcccaagtccggaatcactccaaacaaattagtgactagagagagacttttgtgttcttttgagctcttgcgcttggatcgcttttcttcttcctctattcttgtttccaacttacttgtaatcaaagcaagagacaccaagttgtggtggtccttgtagtggactaagtgtcccatttgattgaagtgaaagcctcactcggtctaagtgaccatttgagagagggaaagggttgaaagagacccggtctttgtgaccatctcaacagggagtaggtttgcaagaaccgaaccttggtaaaacaaatcactgtgtcatccgctcttattcgcttgtgatttgtgttcagcctctctttcggactcgattatatttctaacactaaccccggcttgtagttgtgcttaaactttataaatttaagatttgcctattcatccccctctaggtgactttcaattggtatcagagcccggtacttcattaagagcctaaccgctcgaagtgatgtcgggaactcacgccaagaaggagatagtgaccggcgagaagccctccacaagccacgggaaggctccatcggtggagtccagcaacaagaagaaggaggagtcacctccccgcgtcaagtcgcaccggagtggcgacaagaagaagaaaatgaagaaagtggtctactacgagaccgattcttcgtcgccctccacctccggctccgacacgccttctgtcacttctaagcgccatgagcgcaagaagtttagtaagatccccttacgatatcctcgtatttctaaacgcacccctttactttccgtctcattaggcaaaccaccggttttttacggtgaagattattgtatgtggagtgataaaatgaggcaccatctaaccttactccacgctagtatttgggacattgttgaatttggtgcacaagaaccatccatgggggatgaaggctatgactcggacgaggtagcccaaatccggcacttcaactcccaagccactactatactcctcacctctttaagtcgagaggagtataataaggtacaaggattgaagagtgccaaagaaatttgggacgtgctcaagaccgcgcatgaaggagacgaggtgaccaagatcaccaagagggaaacgatcgagggggagctcggttgcttcatgcttcatcaaggggaggagccacaagcaatgtacaactggctcaaaaccttggtgaaccaagtgcgcaacctcgggagcaccaaataggatgaccatgaaatggtcaaggttattctaagatcacttgtatttcttaatcctactcaagttcaattaatttgtggtgatccaagatataaactaatgtctcccgaggaagtgataggaaaatttgtgagctttgagttgatgatcaaaggctccaagaaaatcatcgagcaaggcgccacctccacacccgaggtgcaacccgttgccttcaaagcaacggaggagaagaaagaagagtctacatcaagtaggctacccatcaacgcctccaagcttgacaatgaggagatggctttaatcatcaaaagctttcgccaaatcctcaagcaaaggagggggaaggactacaagctccgctccaagaaagtttgctacaagtgtggtaagcccggtcatttcattgctaaatgtccattatcaagtgatagtgacaggggcgacgacaagaaggggagaaggaaggagaagaagaagtattacaagaagaagggcggcgatgcccatgtttgccgggagtgggactccgacgagagctccaccgactcctcctccgacgaggacgccgcaaacatcaccgtcaacaagggtcttctcttccccaacatcggccacaagtgcctcatggcaagggacggcaaAAGAAGGTAAAAGCTAGAGCTTCCActcaatatgcaacatctagtgatgaggctagctctagtgatgatgaggatg
Proteins encoded:
- the LOC100304208 gene encoding Cleavage stimulating factor 64-like, which produces MAAAPAGAQNRCVFVGNIPYDATEEQLVQICEEVGPVVSFRLVIDKETGKPKGYGFCEYKDEETALSARRNLQGYEINGRQLRVDFAESGRNTDRNREKGRGGPGMASNVDSQKRLAGTSVVGETNFHQPVGLPPAIHAASVMAGVLGGAQTANVQNGLPVQYGLGNDPLTHYLARMSRHQLHEVMAELKFLTTQNKEHSKTLLQGIPQLPKALFQAQIMLGMVTPQMMQMAKSQQPLGSLAQSSSHLNEPYPQPEPDAMVPVVSRPSSLPTNVLPNPVILQEQTAAIHSFPQHQHASQPQVKMFPHGQPSGITAQSPMLHQPLGGSSSVPIQSLVTSVGLTSQVQPPFVPEHPGPPVMPTSVQQLPLTHPHLALVAAAPETLPNEIRVADQASHLTEFTHPSKLRKLEDGTSVPGMVNSSHAIYTAPLQAVGPSGPSGSYSAGAGSLQQPGNEGQITPDVESALLQQVLQLTPEQLSSLPPEQQQQVIELQKMLSAGK